The following are encoded together in the Bradysia coprophila strain Holo2 unplaced genomic scaffold, BU_Bcop_v1 contig_94, whole genome shotgun sequence genome:
- the LOC119085093 gene encoding leucine-, glutamate- and lysine-rich protein 1-like, which translates to MQTDGTILELRARLAEAKTRGDNFCLINRELKQDLTERANYIKSLESDEKRMEKQLELADEKYRVLWAELSEVKLTLQGKEHQVDHLNSEVGSLTTHLTLLKDSKEEQDVEVSMLKTALEQYKMKMEEKESKISHLNLKNQILKNQLKAKTQRFRETLENENLIKQLKEKLESYLLQKNHFLQNLWYCEDCYSSQRKLEELERIRRDHNQMQEENRELTERLLFCEEENNHLKNKIMREGADYAKKLGMLQNEIEREVLTNCNPVSQKRPREFAEGSADSNIPVRDLGNDRPSATTSESGSSVFRTVTPVADIHPEPGTSDSSHSKKPRLAKQKKNVTKKSAEGVATSAFRTPNPLKKLRSDQVSTPSVPSRVTTRSAVRNDVNDADPINIVDKENNENDEKDTATGHRNDMSHDDSVVIPNSKGEKTIIGERLVVLEQIESRRNSAEIETNPDKPDSEPILVDDDSVADKENEDGRSENSENESLSDDFLKPLEQYVTQNQTSKPVGKKIFR; encoded by the exons ATGCAGACTGACGGGACAATTTTAGAGTTGCGAGCTCGGCTTGCAGAAGCTAAGACGCGTGGGGACAATTTTTGTCTGATAAATCGTGAGCTGAAACAAGATTTGACTGAACGGGCGAATTACATCAAATCGTTGGAATCCGACGAAAAAAGAATGGAAAAACAGCTGGAGTTGGCTGACGAGAAATATCGAGTGCTGTGGGCTGAGTTGTCTGAAGTAAAATTGACACTTCAAGGGAAAGAGCACCAAGTGGATCATCTGAACAGTGAAGTTGGGAGTTTGACGACGCATTTGACTTTATTGAAGGATTCAAAAGAGGAACAGGATGTTGAAGTCAGCATGCTAAAGACCGCATTGGAacaatacaaaatgaaaatggaagaaaaagaATCGAAGATCTCTCACCTGAATCtaaaaaaccaaattctgaaaaatcaaCTGAAGGCTAAGACACAACGATTTCGCGAAACATTAGAGAATGAAAATCTGATCAAACAATTAAAGGAGAAGCTTGAGAGTTATCTccttcaaaaaaatcattttttgcaaaatttgtggTACTGCGAAGATTGTTATTCCAGTCAACGGAAGCTGGAGGAACTTGAGCGCATTCGACGAGACCACAATCAAATGCAAGAGGAAAACAGAGAGCTAACCGAACGGTTGTTGTTTTGTGAAGAAGAGAACAACCatctcaaaaacaaaataatgagAGAAGGGGCCGACTACGCAAAGAAACTTGGAATGCTTCAAAACGAGATTGAACGTGAAGTGTTGACTAACTGTAATCCAGTATCGCAAAAGAGACCAAGAGAATTTGCTGAAGGAAGCGCCGACTCAAATATACCAGTTCGAGATTTAGGAAACGATCGACCGTCAGCGACTACGAGTGAAAGTGGATCGTCTGTCTTTCGAACAGTTACTCCTGTTGCTGACATACACCCTGAGCCGGGTACGTCTGACAGTTCACATAGTAAGAAACCACGTTTAgccaaacagaaaaaaaatgtgacaaaGAAATCGGCTGAAGGTGTGGCAACATCAGCATTTCGTACTCCTaatccattgaaaaaattACGATCCGACCAGGTGTCAACTCCATCAGTACCGTCTCGAGTCACCACACGGTCAGCCGTTAGGAA TGATGTCAACGATGCTGATCCTATCAATATTGTAGATAAAGAGAACAATGAGAATGACGAGAAGGATACTGCCACAGGACATAGAAACGATATGTCACATGATGACTCTGTAGTGATTCCaaa TTCCAAGGGTGAAAAAACGATCATTGGTGAAAGACTGGTCGTCCTCGAGCAGATTGAAAGCCGAAGAAACTCTGCTGAAATTGAAACAAACCCTGACAA ACCTGATTCCGAACCGATTTTAGTTGATGACGACTCTGTCGCtgataaagaaaatgaagatgGCAGATCGGAAAACAGCGAGAACGAATCACTGAGCGACGA TTTCCTGAAACCATTAGAACAATATGTCACTCAGAATCAGACATCAAAGCCAGTaggtaagaaaatttttcgataa
- the LOC119085096 gene encoding kinesin-related protein 4-like isoform X2, with product MDTGNEGNCCHSKKSQVVIATKDITKMPGVERDKFEEILTQNDMIIDDMTKMNGKKSLTKMLQQQQLDEEICCNDSVERVNCRLDRSILKRRRQSIERPSFTNLEYEQLRLECTLLQDKQKSLQDDNESLRMVNKILRSNYDMLKERLELVQSEHQLRLTQLDHATQILKSASTNKRVHSNQYDDCLESSASNKRRRFEGNGRDNDLQIVLRTSCASTEFSSDASNSSGNDRCTSETEDSEHSDTMDNDVNGTEDSDHFNSNDEDMNGTDSEDDDVEFIPTISEPISIDSSDISDVNDDSAADEENEDGRSENLDNDSCADESLSDDFLKPLSEYSIVKIPLNVSQNQTPKRDPAK from the exons ATGGATACAGGAAACGAAGGAAATTGCTGTCACAGCAAGAAATCTCAAGTGGTTATTGCAACAAAAGATATCACTAAAATGCCAGGTGTTGAACGAgacaaatttgaagaaattttaacgCAGAATGATATGATAATTGATGATATGACAAAAATGAATGGGAAAAAATCTTTGACAAAAATGTTGCAGCAACAACAGTTGGATGAGGAAATCTGTTGTAACGACAGTGTGGAAAGAGTAAACTGTCGATTGGACAGATCCATTTTAAAGAGACGAAGACAATCGATTGAACGACCATCATTCACAAATTTGGAATATGAACAATTGCGCCTGGAATGTACTCTGTTAcaagacaaacaaaaaagtcTTCAGGACGACAATGAGAGTCTAAGGATGGTCAACAAAATCTTGCGGAGTAATTACGATATGTTGAAAGAACGTTTGGAACTAGTGCAATCGGAACATCAATTAAGGTTAACACAATTGGATCATGCCACTCAGATCCTTAAAAGTGCTAGTACAAACAAACGTGTCCATTCCAATCAATATGACGATTGTCTCGAATCTTCAGCATCGAACAAACGTCGAAGGTTTGAGGGTAATGGAAGAGACAATGATTTGCAGATTGTTTTGAGAACGAGTTGTGCATCTACGGAATTCTCCAGTGACGCTAGCAATTCCAGTGGCAATGACAGATGCACGAGTGAAACGGAAGACTCCGAGCATTCTGATACTATGGACAACGATGTGAATGGAACGGAAGACTCCGATCATTTCAATTCTAATGACGAGGATATGAATGGAACGGATTCGGAAGACGATGACGTAGAATTCATCCC AACTATTTCCGAACCGATTTCAATTGATTCGAGTGACATCAGTGACGTAAATGACGACTCTGCCGCTGATGAAGAGAATGAAGACGGCAGATCGGAAAACCTCGACAACGATTCGTGTGCAGATGAATCACTGAGCGACGA TTTTCTGAAACCACTATCAGAATACTCGATTGTAAAGATTCCATTGAATGTCTCTCAGAATCAGACACCAAAGCGAGATCCAGCG AAATGA
- the LOC119085096 gene encoding kinesin-related protein 4-like isoform X1: protein MDTGNEGNCCHSKKSQVVIATKDITKMPGVERDKFEEILTQNDMIIDDMTKMNGKKSLTKMLQQQQLDEEICCNDSVERVNCRLDRSILKRRRQSIERPSFTNLEYEQLRLECTLLQDKQKSLQDDNESLRMVNKILRSNYDMLKERLELVQSEHQLRLTQLDHATQILKSASTNKRVHSNQYDDCLESSASNKRRRFEGNGRDNDLQIVLRTSCASTEFSSDASNSSGNDRCTSETEDSEHSDTMDNDVNGTEDSDHFNSNDEDMNGTDSEDDDVEFIPTISEPISIDSSDISDVNDDSAADEENEDGRSENLDNDSCADESLSDDFLKPLSEYSIVKIPLNVSQNQTPKRDPAE from the exons ATGGATACAGGAAACGAAGGAAATTGCTGTCACAGCAAGAAATCTCAAGTGGTTATTGCAACAAAAGATATCACTAAAATGCCAGGTGTTGAACGAgacaaatttgaagaaattttaacgCAGAATGATATGATAATTGATGATATGACAAAAATGAATGGGAAAAAATCTTTGACAAAAATGTTGCAGCAACAACAGTTGGATGAGGAAATCTGTTGTAACGACAGTGTGGAAAGAGTAAACTGTCGATTGGACAGATCCATTTTAAAGAGACGAAGACAATCGATTGAACGACCATCATTCACAAATTTGGAATATGAACAATTGCGCCTGGAATGTACTCTGTTAcaagacaaacaaaaaagtcTTCAGGACGACAATGAGAGTCTAAGGATGGTCAACAAAATCTTGCGGAGTAATTACGATATGTTGAAAGAACGTTTGGAACTAGTGCAATCGGAACATCAATTAAGGTTAACACAATTGGATCATGCCACTCAGATCCTTAAAAGTGCTAGTACAAACAAACGTGTCCATTCCAATCAATATGACGATTGTCTCGAATCTTCAGCATCGAACAAACGTCGAAGGTTTGAGGGTAATGGAAGAGACAATGATTTGCAGATTGTTTTGAGAACGAGTTGTGCATCTACGGAATTCTCCAGTGACGCTAGCAATTCCAGTGGCAATGACAGATGCACGAGTGAAACGGAAGACTCCGAGCATTCTGATACTATGGACAACGATGTGAATGGAACGGAAGACTCCGATCATTTCAATTCTAATGACGAGGATATGAATGGAACGGATTCGGAAGACGATGACGTAGAATTCATCCC AACTATTTCCGAACCGATTTCAATTGATTCGAGTGACATCAGTGACGTAAATGACGACTCTGCCGCTGATGAAGAGAATGAAGACGGCAGATCGGAAAACCTCGACAACGATTCGTGTGCAGATGAATCACTGAGCGACGA TTTTCTGAAACCACTATCAGAATACTCGATTGTAAAGATTCCATTGAATGTCTCTCAGAATCAGACACCAAAGCGAGATCCAGCG GAATGA